The Hyphomonas sediminis genome contains the following window.
GCAGGAACGGCGCAGCCAGCCAGCATAGATTTCCTCGGAAATCTCGCTGGCGGCCAGTCCGAAGGTCTGGACCGTTGCGTCCACCTCATCGGCGATCAACACCCAGCCATTAATCTCGAGAAACACGGCCGCTGCGAGAAATCCGGTGCGCTTGTTGCCATCCACAAAGGGATGATTTCTAACGATTCCAAAGGCATAGGCCGCCGCGAGATCAAACAGATCCGGCTCCCCATAGGCGAATAGGTTTTCCGGCCGGGCGAGTGCACTCTCGAAAAGGCCGCCGTCTCGAATGCCTGCCGCCCCGCCATGATCGGCAAGGCTTTCATCATGCAGGATCAACACAGCTTCCCGCCGAAGCCATTTCGGCGCAGGCCGGGCGGTCATTTCGCCAATTCACGCAGAGTGTTGCGATACCGGCGCGCGACGGAGCGACCGACCTCAACCTGTTCGGCAACAGATTCGTCATATACATCAAGGCGGAAGCCGTCCGGCGTGTCGCT
Protein-coding sequences here:
- a CDS encoding type II toxin-antitoxin system death-on-curing family toxin; this translates as MTARPAPKWLRREAVLILHDESLADHGGAAGIRDGGLFESALARPENLFAYGEPDLFDLAAAYAFGIVRNHPFVDGNKRTGFLAAAVFLEINGWVLIADEVDATVQTFGLAASEISEEIYAGWLRRSCEKV
- a CDS encoding AbrB/MazE/SpoVT family DNA-binding domain-containing protein, whose amino-acid sequence is MTKLKIRKIGNSLGVVLPAEALARKKIAQGDTVILSDTPDGFRLDVYDESVAEQVEVGRSVARRYRNTLRELAK